The Kryptolebias marmoratus isolate JLee-2015 linkage group LG9, ASM164957v2, whole genome shotgun sequence nucleotide sequence TCTCCTGTTGTGAGTGTGTGGGGCtcctaaaatgaattaaatataaCATTAATTTActtaggaaaataaaagtcttttgtCAACATTGAGACAATACAGGGGATTTGCTTCTTCTCACTGAAGCCAACCAAATTGGAAGAGGATTCAAAGTTGGATGCCACCATGTTGTTGACCCGGGTCAGGATCTGCATCAGGTCCAGTTCGCCCTTGAAGCGTTCCAACATTGCACACAGAGACTGGATGAACCAGGAGCCGTTGCTCGTGTTCCTCCAGGAGTAGAAACCTGCAGGTCGACTGGTTTTAGCTCTTTGAGAAAAGAGATCTGGACAGCAGGCGGGAAAATGTGAACAGAAAACTGGGGCTGGTTACCTGGAGCCGTGGAGTACGCGTACAGGAAGTCTGCCTCGACGGGAATCTTCTGCACCGTTTCGTCTTGCACGGCGTCAGTCTCTATCATCACGCCGTCATCCAGGAGCGAGCCACGACACGCCTAACGTAAGACAAATCAGTGTAATTCGGCTTCTTACGTGTGGAAGTGCGTGCGGACCGACGTGGAGAACAAACCTGTATGAAGAAGAGCTTCGGTTTCCCCACCAAACTCCGACAGCTGTATTCTTTGAAGGGTTTTATCAGGGTGTCGATCTTTTCATACCCATCGGTGCCGTATATGACGCCCTCTTCCCCGTGACtgagcagcacacacacaaaggacgCGCTCTTACTGTGGTCCTCCCGAGCAACTGGAGACAACAAGACAGTCAGGTTATCAGGCAGGAAAAGCAAATGAgagctttaaatcatttttaaggaCACTTTCAGTACCCAGTGTGCTCCATTTTTCCCCCCACCTAGGCCTGAAATGATTAGTTTGGAGCTTCTCATCATGagatttttgcatttcttttattttcttgcacATTTTCTAAGTAAATTATCCTGGATTCgttgaaatgtttctttcacGTGTCCCCAGAGCTGCTGCGGAGCGGAGTCTCATCACATCCGAGGATCAACAATAAGAGCACGCGCAGTCTTTTCACGAAGGAGACCAATCATTCAAACAGTTCAGTGTGCAAATAAAGgcttggaggaatgca carries:
- the LOC108240012 gene encoding caspase-3 — translated: MSLRRQTCYNPIVGHVRKRNMAEVPGGNEGQDAVDALSMFGKSFKSTAAGDGKVEEMDSKSSSSAVKLALPDKYNYKMDYPCLGTCLIINNKNFNKTTGMNCRHGTDADAGSVMKTFKGLGYATSVFNDQTVDEMKSLMNRVAREDHSKSASFVCVLLSHGEEGVIYGTDGYEKIDTLIKPFKEYSCRSLVGKPKLFFIQACRGSLLDDGVMIETDAVQDETVQKIPVEADFLYAYSTAPGFYSWRNTSNGSWFIQSLCAMLERFKGELDLMQILTRVNNMVASNFESSSNLVGFSEKKQIPCIVSMLTKDFYFPK